Proteins encoded within one genomic window of Chlorobaculum sp. MV4-Y:
- a CDS encoding flavodoxin domain-containing protein, with protein sequence MTPDNERQMRAIILYDSRSTGGSTDKLIDSIGQQLAETGAYVEKARCKATADYSFVSEFDVVILGAPVYYLVVSSQLLGALVQSNLKRYLRNKSVALFVTCGSPEPMAQTLYLPQLKIHLIRNRILAEKVIAPHQVADEEIIADFVDEIDEEYRRSSRPRSGFRAEKLQWSDEARELVNNLPPFFVDKIKAALYTYAKQNGITYITPEVLDAARSSSMGM encoded by the coding sequence ATGACTCCCGACAACGAACGCCAGATGAGAGCCATTATCCTCTATGACAGCCGCTCCACTGGCGGTTCAACCGACAAACTGATCGACTCGATTGGCCAGCAGCTCGCTGAAACCGGAGCCTATGTCGAGAAAGCCCGCTGCAAGGCGACGGCCGACTACAGCTTCGTCAGTGAATTCGATGTCGTGATCCTCGGCGCTCCCGTATACTACCTGGTAGTCTCTTCGCAACTGCTTGGCGCACTGGTGCAAAGCAACCTGAAACGCTATCTGCGAAACAAGAGTGTCGCGCTCTTCGTAACCTGCGGAAGCCCCGAACCAATGGCCCAGACACTTTATCTGCCGCAGCTCAAGATTCATCTGATTCGTAACAGAATTCTCGCCGAAAAGGTGATCGCTCCGCATCAGGTAGCCGACGAAGAGATCATCGCCGACTTCGTGGACGAGATCGACGAGGAGTACCGCCGGTCGAGCAGACCCCGTTCTGGCTTCCGCGCCGAAAAGCTTCAGTGGAGCGATGAGGCCCGAGAGCTGGTCAACAACCTGCCACCATTTTTCGTCGACAAGATCAAGGCCGCCCTGTACACTTATGCCAAACAGAACGGGATAACCTACATTACGCCAGAGGTGCTCGATGCGGCCCGCTCCAGCTCCATGGGTATGTGA
- the dnaJ gene encoding molecular chaperone DnaJ, whose protein sequence is MKRDYYEVLGVSRSADKDEIKKAYRKLALKYHPDKNPDNKEAEEKFKEVNEAYEVLSNDDKRRRYDQFGHAGVGSSAASGGGPGGAGYGDINDIFSAFNDMFGGGSGRARSGGSPFSGFEDVFGGGFSGGGGGRKRSAGIHGTDLKIRLKLTLEEIAKGVEKTLKIKKQVICQECNGTGSKSGKTEICPTCHGSGEVRQATKTMFGQFMNISACPTCGGEGQVVKDRCTSCYGEGIKQGETTVKITVPAGVQDGNYLTLQGQGNAGPRGGAPGDLIVVIEEKPHKQFKRNGDDIIYDLSVGFPDLVMGTKIDVPTLDGHVKLTIPAGTQPNTMLRIGGKGIGHLRGGGSGDLYVRVNVFVPKDVSGKDRDLLKELKKSTAICPNHGDENHEKSIFEKAKDIFS, encoded by the coding sequence ATGAAGAGAGATTACTATGAAGTTCTTGGCGTCAGCCGATCGGCGGACAAGGATGAAATAAAGAAGGCTTACCGCAAGCTGGCCCTGAAATATCACCCGGACAAGAATCCCGACAACAAAGAGGCCGAGGAGAAGTTCAAAGAGGTCAACGAGGCGTACGAAGTTCTGAGCAACGATGACAAGCGCCGCCGCTACGACCAGTTCGGCCATGCGGGCGTCGGTTCGTCAGCTGCCTCGGGAGGCGGTCCTGGTGGCGCGGGATATGGTGATATCAACGATATTTTCAGCGCTTTCAATGATATGTTCGGTGGCGGCAGTGGTCGGGCGCGAAGCGGCGGATCGCCATTCAGCGGTTTCGAAGATGTCTTTGGCGGCGGCTTTTCCGGCGGTGGCGGCGGACGCAAACGCTCGGCTGGCATTCACGGTACTGACCTGAAGATTCGCCTTAAGCTGACGCTCGAAGAGATCGCAAAGGGGGTTGAGAAGACGCTCAAAATCAAGAAGCAGGTCATCTGCCAGGAGTGCAACGGTACCGGTTCGAAGAGCGGCAAAACCGAGATCTGTCCGACCTGCCACGGAAGTGGCGAGGTTCGCCAGGCTACCAAGACGATGTTCGGGCAGTTCATGAACATCTCGGCCTGCCCGACCTGCGGCGGCGAGGGGCAGGTGGTCAAGGATCGCTGCACCTCCTGCTATGGCGAAGGCATCAAGCAGGGCGAAACGACCGTCAAGATCACCGTTCCTGCGGGGGTGCAGGACGGCAACTACCTGACGCTTCAGGGGCAGGGCAATGCGGGACCGAGGGGCGGAGCGCCTGGCGACCTGATCGTGGTGATCGAGGAGAAGCCGCACAAGCAGTTCAAGCGCAACGGCGACGATATCATCTACGATCTTTCGGTCGGCTTCCCCGATCTGGTTATGGGCACAAAGATCGACGTGCCGACGCTCGATGGTCACGTTAAACTGACCATTCCGGCGGGCACCCAGCCGAACACGATGCTCCGCATTGGTGGCAAGGGCATCGGCCACCTGCGAGGCGGCGGCAGCGGCGACCTGTACGTCAGGGTGAATGTTTTTGTGCCGAAAGATGTCAGCGGCAAGGATCGCGACCTGTTGAAGGAGCTGAAGAAATCGACTGCCATCTGCCCGAACCATGGCGATGAAAACCATGAAAAGAGCATTTTCGAAAAGGCGAAGGATATTTTCAGCTGA
- a CDS encoding nucleotide exchange factor GrpE: MTKKHHKEQEEIQETINTEAAETAAEETAAIPAATEADMEAEIAARDAEIQKLREEVMRRAAEFENFRKQKEREAALSGTRMLENTVRDLLPLIDDLKRLMSHIPTEMQEMAAAKPFIEGVELIRKNFMSLLERKGVKEIEAKGKVLDVNFHEAITQIDAPGAEPDTIVEEYQTGYTLGDRVIRHAKVIVAK, encoded by the coding sequence ATGACTAAAAAGCACCACAAGGAACAGGAAGAGATACAGGAGACTATCAACACTGAGGCGGCTGAGACGGCTGCCGAAGAGACGGCGGCGATTCCTGCGGCGACCGAGGCGGACATGGAGGCCGAAATTGCGGCGAGGGACGCCGAAATCCAGAAGCTTCGCGAAGAGGTGATGCGCCGCGCCGCAGAGTTCGAGAACTTCCGGAAGCAGAAGGAGCGCGAAGCCGCGCTGTCCGGTACGCGAATGCTGGAGAACACGGTGCGCGACCTGTTGCCGCTGATCGATGATTTGAAGCGCCTCATGAGCCACATTCCTACCGAAATGCAGGAGATGGCCGCGGCAAAACCCTTCATTGAGGGGGTGGAGCTGATCCGCAAAAACTTCATGTCGCTGCTCGAGCGCAAGGGAGTCAAGGAGATTGAGGCCAAAGGCAAGGTGCTCGACGTGAACTTCCACGAAGCGATCACGCAGATCGATGCGCCGGGTGCCGAACCCGACACCATCGTCGAGGAGTACCAGACCGGCTACACGCTTGGCGACAGGGTGATCCGTCACGCCAAGGTAATCGTCGCCAAATAA
- the hrcA gene encoding heat-inducible transcriptional repressor HrcA — translation MNYRDLTLRERQVLGIIIQSYVVSAMPVGSRTIARNYNLGLSDATIRNVMADLEADGFISQPHTSAGRVPTDKGYRYYVDLIMNVSRIDEEEKRMIDDRFSSRNSELKGTSAEVLGAAARVLGSISRQLAVVLPPRLSNAVFERLDIVQLASSRIMVVIAIQSLFVKTIVMELNAEISRQKIDAVVDVLNERLSGLTLEEIRSTIGKRLSDFKGSEGLMNSIVSSADTLFDESSILERLYVSGTENIVDQPEFKHPEKVRDIITMIEDKFGMARLVDNAVPSALRQIRECEVAISIGTENRTGNAADLTIVSSPYFAGKMIGRVGVMGPKRMDYEHAVRVVNYMAGCLSEALSGNN, via the coding sequence ATGAATTATCGTGATTTGACCCTGCGTGAACGTCAGGTTCTCGGTATTATCATACAGTCATACGTCGTGTCGGCGATGCCGGTCGGTTCGCGCACCATCGCGCGAAACTATAACCTCGGCCTGTCGGACGCCACCATTCGCAACGTCATGGCCGACCTGGAAGCGGACGGTTTCATCAGCCAGCCGCACACCTCCGCCGGTCGGGTGCCGACCGACAAGGGGTATCGCTATTACGTTGATCTGATCATGAACGTCAGCCGGATCGATGAAGAGGAAAAGCGGATGATCGATGATCGTTTCAGCAGTCGCAATTCGGAGCTGAAAGGCACATCTGCCGAGGTGCTGGGCGCGGCGGCACGGGTTCTGGGCAGCATCTCGCGGCAGCTCGCCGTAGTGCTGCCGCCGAGGCTCTCCAACGCGGTTTTCGAACGCCTTGACATCGTGCAGCTCGCCTCGTCGCGGATCATGGTGGTCATTGCCATCCAGTCGCTCTTTGTCAAGACCATCGTCATGGAGTTGAACGCGGAAATATCGCGGCAGAAGATTGATGCCGTGGTCGATGTGCTCAACGAACGCCTCTCGGGGCTGACGCTCGAAGAGATTCGTAGCACCATCGGCAAGCGCCTTTCGGACTTCAAGGGCAGCGAGGGGCTGATGAACAGTATCGTCAGCTCAGCTGATACGCTTTTCGATGAATCCTCCATTCTCGAACGGCTCTATGTTTCGGGCACCGAGAACATCGTCGATCAGCCCGAGTTCAAGCATCCCGAGAAGGTGCGCGACATCATCACCATGATCGAGGACAAGTTCGGCATGGCCAGGCTTGTCGATAACGCGGTTCCCTCAGCACTTCGCCAGATTCGCGAGTGCGAGGTGGCCATCAGCATCGGCACCGAGAACCGCACAGGCAACGCCGCCGACCTGACCATTGTTTCGTCGCCCTACTTCGCGGGCAAGATGATCGGCAGGGTTGGCGTCATGGGGCCGAAGCGGATGGATTACGAGCACGCCGTGCGCGTGGTGAACTACATGGCGGGCTGCCTCTCCGAGGCGCTCTCCGGAAATAATTAA
- the prmC gene encoding peptide chain release factor N(5)-glutamine methyltransferase, translating into MPEEKVWSLVELLRTTIAFFAEKKIDEPRLSAELLLGHVLGLQRLQLYLDHERPLTLKELEAFRAACRERMQGRPVQYIAGEAFFYGYRFFVDERVLIPRPETELVLEHAMERLATSGLASADTPSILDVGTGSGCIAITLALRLPGARVTAADVSADALEAARRNAEAHGVSERITFVEADVLSASFADAVGGPFDLLISNPPYIPEAEWTTLQTEVKQYEPRLALVAPKGFEYYESIAAAAPVLLRKGGVLCFELHADGAEGVKNLLGTGFGDIEVMQDYNKLDRVLSCIAE; encoded by the coding sequence AGGACGACCATCGCGTTTTTTGCCGAGAAGAAGATCGACGAGCCTCGTCTTTCGGCGGAGTTGCTTTTGGGGCATGTGCTTGGGTTGCAACGGCTTCAGCTTTATCTCGATCACGAGCGGCCGTTGACGCTCAAAGAGCTTGAGGCGTTCCGGGCGGCTTGTCGGGAGCGGATGCAGGGGAGGCCGGTGCAGTACATTGCGGGTGAAGCGTTTTTTTACGGCTACCGGTTTTTCGTTGATGAGCGTGTACTGATTCCTCGTCCGGAGACCGAGCTGGTGCTTGAACATGCGATGGAGCGGCTTGCCACAAGTGGCCTCGCGTCAGCAGATACTCCGTCGATTCTCGACGTCGGCACCGGCAGTGGTTGCATCGCCATCACGCTCGCACTGCGGCTGCCGGGCGCTCGCGTCACCGCAGCCGACGTTTCTGCCGATGCGCTGGAGGCGGCCCGCCGCAATGCCGAGGCGCACGGAGTAAGCGAGCGCATCACCTTCGTCGAGGCTGACGTGCTCAGCGCTTCGTTTGCCGATGCTGTTGGCGGTCCGTTCGATCTGCTCATCTCCAATCCACCCTACATTCCGGAAGCGGAGTGGACGACACTGCAAACGGAGGTGAAGCAGTACGAGCCGCGCCTTGCGCTGGTTGCGCCGAAGGGTTTCGAGTATTACGAGAGCATCGCCGCCGCCGCTCCCGTGCTGCTTCGCAAGGGGGGCGTGCTCTGCTTTGAGCTTCATGCCGACGGTGCGGAGGGCGTCAAAAATCTGCTTGGCACCGGCTTCGGTGACATCGAGGTCATGCAGGATTACAACAAGCTCGACCGAGTGCTCTCCTGCATTGCGGAGTAA